In a genomic window of Meleagris gallopavo isolate NT-WF06-2002-E0010 breed Aviagen turkey brand Nicholas breeding stock chromosome 1, Turkey_5.1, whole genome shotgun sequence:
- the CGGBP1 gene encoding CGG triplet repeat-binding protein 1, whose amino-acid sequence MERFGVKSAPSRNRSKTALYVTPQDRVTEFGSELHEDGGKLFCTSCNVVLNHVRKSAINDHLKSKTHTKRKAEFEEQNVRKKQRTLTASLQCNSTAQTEKTNVIQDFVKMCLEANIPLEKADHPSVRAFLSRYVKNGSSIPKSEQLRKAYLPDGYDNENQLINTEDR is encoded by the coding sequence ATGGAACGGTTTGGAGTGAAGTCCGCTCCGTCACGTAACCGCTCGAAGACTGCTTTGTACGTAACTCCTCAGGATCGGGTAACTGAGTTTGGCAGCGAGCTGCATGAAGACGGCGGAAAACTCTTCTGCACTTCCTGCAACGTGGTTCTGAATCACGTCCGCAAATCGGCGATCAATGACCACCTCAAGTCCAAAACACATACAAAGCGGAAGGCGGAGTTTGAAGAACAGAACGTCAGGAAGAAGCAGAGGACTCTGACTGCCTCCCTTCAGTGCAACAGCACTGCTCAGACAGAGAAAACCAACGTCATCCAGGACTTTGTGAAAATGTGCCTGGAAGCTAATATTCCTCTTGAGAAGGCCGATCATCCTTCTGTGCGAGCCTTCCTGTCTCGCTATGTCAAGAATGGAAGTTCGATACCTAAGTCAGAGCAGCTAAGGAAAGCGTACCTGCCCGATGGGTACGACAATGAGAACCAACTCATCAATACTGAAGATCGCtga